CTTCTATGCCCAATTCTGGTTCGGCAACTACAGCAGGTGCCAAGAAAAGAATACTAAGTATGCTTACCAATCCAGCAGGGGTAGAGCGATAACCTCGGTCATTTATTCTCATAGGTAATTTGGCTGGAATCCCAGCCTAAAATAAAACATGGATAACCTAGATAATTTGGCATAAGCTAATACCAGATCTAGAGATTATAGATATTGACTAGGTTGTACTGGTTGGGCGATCGACAACAGCCACAGTGCGGAACATACCTACCTTCATGTGATAGAGCAGGTGACAGTGAAAAGCCCAGTATCCTGGCGCATCGGCATCAATATCGACCGATACTCGCTCGGCGGGTTTGACGTTTAAAGTATGTTTGCGTGGTTGGTTTAGTCCACTACCATTAACCAACTCCATCCACATACCATGTAGATGGATCGGATGTTCCATCATCGTGTCGTTGATGAACGTAAGTCTCAGTCGTTCCCCGTCAAAGAAAGTTATTGGCTCTTCTATCTGAGAAAATTTTTTGCCATCAAACGACCACATATATCGTTCCATGTTGCCTGTCAGATGTAGCTCTATTTCCCGTTCTGGCGATCGCTGCTTTTGATTGGGTTTTAGGCTAATTAGATTGTTATAAACCAGTACGCGATGATTTTCCGTATTCTCCAAACCAATACCAGGCTCATCTAATCTACTTTTTGACATCATCGCTACGCCAGAGTTCCCCGCACCATGAGTATCGGCACTGTGCATTACACCTTGGTTATCGGACATTGAGCTATTTTCATTCATGTCCATACCTGGCATATCGTGAGAATTGTTATTTCCCATGTTCATCCCTGGCATATTGTGAGAAGAGTTATTACTTTCCATGTCCATGCCAGACATATCATGAGACATAGAATTATTTCCGCTCATGTCCATGCCAGACATATTATGAGAAGAATTATTACTTCCCATGTTCATCCCTGGCATATTGTGAGAATTACTGCCACTCATGTCCATACCTGGCATATCATGAGACATAGAGTTATTTTCTCCCATGTCCATACCTGACATATCGTGAGAGGAATTATTTTCTCCCATGTCCATACCTGACATATCTCCTGCCATTCCCATATCTGCCATAGTGCGTATAGGGCGCGATCGCCCTTCGGGAATTGCTGCGCTCATTCCCTGACGAGGTGCGAGAGTTCCCCGCGCATAGCCACTGCGATCCATAGTTTCGGCAAAAATAGTATAGGCTGTATTTTTCTGTGGCTCGACAATGACATCGTAAGTTTCAGCCGTAGCAATGCGAAATTCATCTACCTCAACGGGCTTAATATTTTGACCGTCGGCTTGAACTACGCTCATCTTAAGCCCAGGGATGCGGATATCGAAGTATGTCATCGCCGAACCATTAATGAACCTTAAACGAACTTTCTCTCCTGGTTTAAAAAGCCCCGTCCAGTTGGCATCTGATGCCATGCCGTTCATCAAATAAGTGTAGGTAGCACCAGTAACATCGGCAATGTCGGTAGGATCCATTCGCATTCGATTCCAAGCCAAATTCTTACCAAGCTGTCCTATAGTCGGTCTTTGGTAATTGTAGTAAGGACTCATTTTCTTGAGATTGGCAAGAACGTCATAGGGATCTTCAAAAGTCCAGTCTGACAGCAACACTACATAATCGCGATCGTATTCAAAGGGTTCTGGTTCGATAGGATCGATGATTATAGGACCATAGTGACCCAACTGCTCTTGCAGTCCACTATGGCTGTGATACCAATAAGTACCGCTTTGTTTGACTGGGAAGCGATAGGTAAAAGTCTCTCCAGGCTTAATGCCAGCGTAACTAATTCCAGGAACTCCATCCATTTCTCGTGGGACGATGAGTCCGTGCCAGTGAAGTGATGTGTCTTCGTCGAGATTGTTTGTCACCTGTATTGTTGCAGTTTGCCCTTCTCTCAGACGTACTAAAGGTCCTGGGATCGAACCGTTAACTGTTAAAGTAGAGGCATTTTTGCTGGCAATCGGCAGCTTGGTTTGTTGAATTTGCAAGTCAATGAGATCGGAATACTTACCTTTATTTCTAGGTTCGTTTGCTGTGACCACTTGTTTGGCATATGCGGGTATGAGGCTATCGAGTCCCAAGGCTATGCTCATTCCAGCAGTGAAGCGGAGAAAATTTCGTCTATTCAGTGTACTGGATTTATTTTTCATTAGTGTTATGAATCCATCACGCAAGCTAGTAAAGTGTTCGAGAAAACTTAAATTTTGACTTTATATCCAATCTATACTTTGTCGCATTTTGTCGTTTACCCATCTATGTGACATGGTAGA
This genomic window from Myxosarcina sp. GI1 contains:
- a CDS encoding copper resistance system multicopper oxidase; translated protein: MKNKSSTLNRRNFLRFTAGMSIALGLDSLIPAYAKQVVTANEPRNKGKYSDLIDLQIQQTKLPIASKNASTLTVNGSIPGPLVRLREGQTATIQVTNNLDEDTSLHWHGLIVPREMDGVPGISYAGIKPGETFTYRFPVKQSGTYWYHSHSGLQEQLGHYGPIIIDPIEPEPFEYDRDYVVLLSDWTFEDPYDVLANLKKMSPYYNYQRPTIGQLGKNLAWNRMRMDPTDIADVTGATYTYLMNGMASDANWTGLFKPGEKVRLRFINGSAMTYFDIRIPGLKMSVVQADGQNIKPVEVDEFRIATAETYDVIVEPQKNTAYTIFAETMDRSGYARGTLAPRQGMSAAIPEGRSRPIRTMADMGMAGDMSGMDMGENNSSHDMSGMDMGENNSMSHDMPGMDMSGSNSHNMPGMNMGSNNSSHNMSGMDMSGNNSMSHDMSGMDMESNNSSHNMPGMNMGNNNSHDMPGMDMNENSSMSDNQGVMHSADTHGAGNSGVAMMSKSRLDEPGIGLENTENHRVLVYNNLISLKPNQKQRSPEREIELHLTGNMERYMWSFDGKKFSQIEEPITFFDGERLRLTFINDTMMEHPIHLHGMWMELVNGSGLNQPRKHTLNVKPAERVSVDIDADAPGYWAFHCHLLYHMKVGMFRTVAVVDRPTSTT